A single region of the Zootoca vivipara chromosome 2, rZooViv1.1, whole genome shotgun sequence genome encodes:
- the IER3 gene encoding radiation-inducible immediate-early gene IEX-1: MNTNTLYGASATMCYACTPALPALKMVPGPGRPEPTGPQYFTFDPLPEAGESPAPRNLSKPSRIKKRSRRVLYPRVVKRYYPAEERSYVKHLFVILLTIIFFQVYSAEEDFAVVDASQNAEENVSVCSPEMRGSLGENLLEQLIVASLEIEEAANSTGWDWGDWEAAESAIDITQFLEQRPAAF, encoded by the exons ATGAATACCAATACCTTGTACGGCGCCTCTGCGACGATGTGCTACGCTTGCACGCCAGCTCTGCCCGCCCTTAAGATGGTCCCTGGCCCCGGCAGGCCTGAGCCCACCGGGCCCCAATACTTCACTTTCGATCCTCTCCCGGAAGCCGGGGAAAGCCCGGCTCCCAGGAACCTCTCCAAACCGAGCAGGATCAAGAAGAGATCCCGGAGGGTGCTTTATCCCCGAGTG GTAAAGCGCTACTATCCCGCAGAGGAGCGAAGCTACGTCAAACACCTTTTCGTTATCCTTCTCACTATCATCTTCTTCCAAGTCTACAGTGCTGAGGAAGACTTCGCTGTCGTGGACGCCTCCCAGAATGCGGAGGAAAACGTCTCTGTCTGCTCTCCAGAGATGAGGGGATCCCTGGGGGAGAACCTCCTTGAGCAGCTCATCGTGGCCTCCTTAGAAATCGAAGAGGCAGCCAATAGCACCGGTTGGGACTGGGGAGATTGGGAGGCAGCCGAATCCGCCATCGACATCACTCAGTTTTTGGAGCAGAGGCCAGCTGCTTTCTGA